From the genome of bacterium (Candidatus Blackallbacteria) CG13_big_fil_rev_8_21_14_2_50_49_14:
GGCAACCAGACGGCCACTGCTCTGCAGGAGATTTCCTGAAGATTCAAGCGAGATCACATCTCCCTGACAGGCATTGCCATGGGCATCTGTGGGATAAAGTGCCTTGAGCGCATCCCAGGAGCCTACGTCTGACCAACCCGCTTTTAAGCCAAGCACGGCGCCACGGCGGGTTTTCTCCATGACAGCATAGTCGATTGACCGTGCAGGACAGGCGGCAAAACTTGTGCTTTCAGGGCGGAAGAAATCTGCATCAGTTTTTCCTTGGGCAAAGGCTGTCTGGCAAGACCTTAAGATTTCAGGCGCATAGCGTTCGATCTGCTCGATCCAGGTTTGGGCGCTGAGCACGAACATGCCGCTGTTCCAAAGATAAGTTCCCTGTTCCAGATATTGGCGTGCAGTGGCTTCATCCGGTTTTTCGACAAAACCCAAGATTTGCTCTCCATCTGCATGGATATAGCCATAGCCTGTTTCTGGACGTTCGGGAACGATTCCGAAGGTGACAATCCGATCTTCCTGAGCCAGCTCTGCTGCTTGGGTCAATCTGCTACGAAAGGCTGCGGGGTCTTGCATGGCATGATCGGAAGGCATGACCAGCATGAGGGCGTCGGGTTGATGGGCTTGTACCCAAAGTGCGGCCAGGGTGAGTGCAGGTGCAGTATTGCGTGCCTGGGGTTCAAGCAGAATAACAGCAGGGGTTTGGTTCATTTGACGCAATTGATCACTGACCAGAAAACGGTGTTCCTCATGGGTGACAATCAAAGGGGCTTGCACGCCGTTTAAGCCCTCTAAACGCTGAAGGGTTTCCTGAAAGAGGGAGCGCTCAGATTGAAGGGTTACAAATTGTTTGGGAAAATGCTCACGGGAGAGGGGCCAGAGTCGGGTGCCAGAGCCCCCACAGAGTACAACAGGAATCCATTTTTGCATTTAATTTCTCCTTGCTTTCAGTTGCATATGCGTTCTGAGCTTTTTAAGTCTGGGCTGGGAAAACGCATTTCATTCCCTGGGCCATATCCTTATTATTTAACAAATTCATTCAAGCAGTTATCAGTCTTTGGCGTTTATGATTGTAAGAATTTACCTACAGCATTCCACAGCCTATTGTTTCTCAATTATTAGGAGTTGATTAAATCAGCACGCATGACTCTTAACTCACTCTATAATAGGTTTATACCCAATTTTTCCAAAATCACGAAATTCTGTTTGAGGAGCCGCCTGGATGCCCAATATTCATAATTCGAATTCTCCTATCACCGTTCAACCCCAGACCCCCCTTTCTTTTCCAGCGCAAACTTCCCCTGTACAAGCGAATACGCAGGAACAGACTCCGGCTGCAGCGACTGCCCCCAAGGATCAATTCAATTTGGGAAGTTTGAGTGGAACTCAGACCAGCCCTCATTTTACGGA
Proteins encoded in this window:
- a CDS encoding mannose-1-phosphate guanylyltransferase/mannose-6-phosphate isomerase codes for the protein MQKWIPVVLCGGSGTRLWPLSREHFPKQFVTLQSERSLFQETLQRLEGLNGVQAPLIVTHEEHRFLVSDQLRQMNQTPAVILLEPQARNTAPALTLAALWVQAHQPDALMLVMPSDHAMQDPAAFRSRLTQAAELAQEDRIVTFGIVPERPETGYGYIHADGEQILGFVEKPDEATARQYLEQGTYLWNSGMFVLSAQTWIEQIERYAPEILRSCQTAFAQGKTDADFFRPESTSFAACPARSIDYAVMEKTRRGAVLGLKAGWSDVGSWDALKALYPTDAHGNACQGDVISLESSGNLLQSSGRLVAAVGVENLLVIETPDAVLVASQDHAQDVRELVGKLREANRPEAQNHRRVARPWGAYETVDQGERFQVKRITVHPGQALSKQMHHHRAEHWIVVKGTAQVTRGDETFLLTENQSTYIPLGSVHRLENPGTIDLELIEVQSGPYLGEDDIVRFEDRYQRN